The proteins below come from a single Bactrocera tryoni isolate S06 unplaced genomic scaffold, CSIRO_BtryS06_freeze2 scaffold_25, whole genome shotgun sequence genomic window:
- the LOC120780535 gene encoding protein ALP1-like, which yields MNGENSSKILLFTLMKAVQRKRSIRINQHLTADSDIFKLLDKRKENLKEFWVSHSNVPNLFLTTNVPRIRSLQKRKRNDNFWWTLKQPVNEECYFEAFRMSKKSFLLLCEKLDPFLRRDCEPCVTLPLPTDKQIAICLYKLASCAEYRVVGDVFGVHKSTVHKYFHLVVSALIQLKNEMIKFPKLEEALIIANEFEKKSCIPNIIGAIDGTHVPVLPPSDGFLDFINRKGWPSIVMQGVVDNNYLFTDVSVKLPGSTHDATVFKESGLFKTPQPVFQYTQNW from the exons ATGAACGGAGAAAACAGTTCTAAAATCTTGCTTTTTACTTTAATGAAAGCGGTGCAAAGAAAGAGATCTATTCGTATAAATCAACATTTGACTGCGGATTCAGATATATTCAAGTTGCTTGACAAAAGAAAGGAAAACTTAAAAGAATTTTGGGTTTCACACAGCAAtgttccaaatttatttttaacaaccaATGTGCCGCGAATTCGTAGTTTACAGAAAAGGAAACGAAACGACAACTTTTGGTGGACCCTCAAGCAGCCAGTAAACGAAGAGTGCTACTTCGAAGCGTTCCGAATGAGCAAGAAGTCTTTCTTATTGCTTTGTGAAAAACTGGATCCTTTTCTCAGAAGGGACTGTGAGCCGTGCGTCACTTTGCCTCTTCCAACAGATAAACAAATTGCAATCTGTCTATACAAATTAGCATCTTGTGCAGAATATCGGGTTGTCGGTGATGTTTTTGGTGTACATAAAAGCACAGTTCACAAATACTTTCATTTAGTAGTGAGTGCCCTAATACAactgaaaaatgaaatgatCAAGTTTCCAAAATTGGAAGAGGCATTAATAATTGCAAATGAATTCGAAAAGAAGTCTTGTATTCCAAACATTATTGGTGCAATTGATG GTACCCATGTTCCAGTCTTGCCGCCAAGTGATGGATTCTTAGATTTTATAAATAGAAAAGGATGGCCTTCGATTGTAATGCAAGGGGTCGTAGATAACAACTATTT GTTTACAGACGTCAGCGTGAAGCTTCCAGGTAGTACTCACGATGCGACGGTATTTAAGGAATCAGGATTATTCAAAACTCCTCAACCCGTATTCCAATATACACAAAATtggtaa
- the LOC120780454 gene encoding cytochrome c oxidase subunit NDUFA4 has product MQGLGLQSLKKNPALIPLYVCVGAGALGAVYYTMRLATRNPDVTWNRSSNPEPWQEYKEKQYKFYSPIRDYSNIKSPAPKFEE; this is encoded by the exons atgcaAGGGTTGGgattacaaagtttaaaaaaaaatcctgcg TTAATCCCATTATATGTGTGCGTCGGGGCTGGTGCACTTGGGGCAGTATATTACACTATGCGGTTAGCGACAAGAAATCCTGATGTAACTTGGAATCGTTCATCCAATCCCGAGCCATGGCAAGAGTATAAAGAAAAGCAATATAAG ttCTATTCGCCAATAAGGGATTATAGTAACATTAAATCTCCTGCCCCCAAATTTGAGGAATAA
- the LOC120780933 gene encoding uncharacterized protein LOC120780933, with amino-acid sequence MESFAKDWKQTQDNLIGALKEQNTNYLSTMEKLLEKNRVEIAKMLEQDRRETANMFSNMVSMIQPPSLTSMWYPHQIGVPSRSAVLSDSLFSNFLTSQADAPTPECNGIFASTPQSSPAK; translated from the coding sequence ATGGAGTCTTTTGCCAAAGACTGGAAGCAGACTCAGGACAATTTAATCGGCGCATTAAAGGAGCAGAACACAAATTATTTAAGCACCATggaaaaattattggaaaaaaatcgcGTAGAAATAGCCAAAATGCTGGAACAGGATCGTCGTGAGACAGCTAATATGTTTTCAAACATGGTCAGCATGATCCAGCCGCCATCACTTACATCAATGTGGTATCCCCACCAAATTGGGGTTCCATCACGTAGTGCAGTGCTATCTGATTCATTGTTCAGTAATTTTTTGACTTCTCAAGCCGATGCGCCAACTCCGGAATGTAATGGTATTTTTGCATCCACACCGCAGTCATCTCCAGCTAAATAA